One Saccharomyces eubayanus strain FM1318 chromosome VIII, whole genome shotgun sequence genomic window carries:
- the ALE1 gene encoding lysophospholipid acyltransferase gives MYNPVDAVLTKVTTHYGIDGFTLRYAICLLGSFPLNAILKRIPEKRVTLKCCFIISMSIFYLFGVLNLVSGFRTLFISTMFTYLISRFYRSKFMPHLNFIFVMGHLALNHIHAQFLNEQTQTTVDITSSQMVLAMKLTSFAWSYYDGSCTSESDFKDLTKHQQSRAVKGHPSLLKFLAYAFFYSTLLTGPSFDYADFDSWLNCEMFRDLPESKKPMRRYHSGKRQIPKNGKLASWKVVQGLLWMVLSALGMKYFPPSYVLDRKTFGQRSFIFRSHYLFLLGFIHRFKYYAAWTISEASCVLCGLGYNGYDPKTQKIRWDRVRNIDIWTVETAQSTREMLEAWNMNTNKWLKYSVYLRVTKKGEKPGFRSTLFTFLTSAFWHGTRPGYYLTFATGALYQTCGKIYRRNFRPMFLREDGVTPLPSKIIYDLIGIYAIKLAFGYMVQPFIILDLKPSLMVWGSVYFYVHIVVAFSFFLFKGPYAKQVTAFCRSKQPKEIFIRKQKKLEKDISASSPNLGDILKAKMDHEKNKTPEEDEMNLGIPPIELGKWDNAKKDWDDFCNDYKDWRNKNGLEIEEKNLSRAFERFKQEFSNATGSPGEGVRKMSFSGYSPKPIPKKEQ, from the coding sequence ATGTACAATCCGGTGGATGCCGTCTTAACAAAAGTAACTACTCACTACGGGATTGATGGTTTTACTCTAAGATATGCCATTTGTCTATTAGGCTCTTTCCCTCTGAACGCTATTTTAAAGAGGATCCCTGAGAAGCGTGTTACTTTGAAATGTTGCTTTATCATCTCTATGTCAATATTTTACTTATTTGGTGTGCTTAACCTAGTAAGCGGATTTCGGACCTTGTTTATTAGCACCATGTTCACGTACTTGATCTCTAGATTCTACCGCTCCAAGTTTATGCCACATTTgaatttcatcttcgttaTGGGTCATTTGGCGCTGAACCATATTCACGCCCAATTCCTTAATGAGCAGACTCAAACGACTGTTGATATTACAAGTTCACAAATGGTCTTAGCCATGAAACTAACTTCCTTTGCCTGGTCATACTATGATGGCTCGTGCACCAGTGAGAGTGATTTCAAAGACTTGACTAAACACCAGCAGTCTCGTGCCGTTAAAGGCCACCCatctttattgaaattcttAGCATACGCCTTTTTCTATTCAACGTTGTTGACTGGGCCAAGTTTTGATTATGCTGACTTTGACAGCTGGCTGAATTGTGAGATGTTCCGTGACTTACCTGAAAGTAAAAAACCAATGAGAAGATATCATTCTGGAAAAAGacaaattccaaaaaatggtaaattGGCTTCATGGAAAGTGGTTCAAGGTCTCCTGTGGATGGTTTTAAGCGCATTAGGGATGAAATACTTCCCTCCTTCATATGTTTTGGATAGAAAGACTTTCGGGCAAAGGTCCTTTATTTTCAGGTCACATTACTTATTCTTACTAGGTTTTATTCACAGATTCAAGTATTATGCTGCCTGGACCATTTCCGAAGCATCTTGTGTATTATGTGGATTAGGGTATAATGGTTATGATCCAAAGACTCAAAAGATCAGATGGGATCGTGTTAGAAATATTGACATTTGGACCGTAGAAACGGCACAAAGTACACGTGAAATGTTGGAGGCATGGAATATGAACACTAACAAGTGGTTGAAGTACTCCGTTTATTTGCGTGTTACTAAAAAGGGCGAGAAGCCCGGTTTCCGTTCAACTTTGTTCACTTTCTTAACTTCAGCATTTTGGCACGGTACCAGACCTGGTTACTACCTGACATTTGCCACGGGGGCGTTGTACCAAACATGTGGTAAAATTTACAGGCGTAATTTCAGGCCAATGTTCTTACGGGAAGATGGTGTTACGCCTCTACCCTCCAAAATAATTTATGATCTCATCGGCATATACGCAATCAAGTTAGCATTTGGCTATATGGTACAACCATTCATCATACTTGATTTGAAACCATCCTTAATGGTTTGGGGGTCTGTTTATTTCTATGTCCATATCGTCGTTgctttttcattctttttgttcaagGGACCTTATGCTAAACAGGTCACTGCATTTTGTAGATCCAAGCAGCCTAAAGAGATCTTCAtcagaaaacaaaaaaaattggaaaaggatATCAGCGCAAGTTCTCCTAACTTGGGCGATATATTAAAGGCAAAAATGGATCAcgaaaagaataaaacacctgaagaagatgaaatgaATTTAGGTATTCCGCCTATAGAATTGGGCAAATGGGACAATGCTAAAAAAGACTGGGACGATTTCTGTAATGATTATAAAGATTggagaaataaaaatggtCTTGAAATAGAGGAGAAAAATCTATCCAGAGCTTTCGAAAGATTTAAACAAGAGTTTTCTAATGCTACAGGAAGTCCAGGTGAAGGCGTGAGGAAGATGAGTTTCAGTGGATACTCACCGAAGCCCattccaaagaaagagcaGTAG